AAATAGCTTAGGAGAAAGCAGGTTTCCTTACAGGCCACCAAAAAGCAACACGGTGGAACAAACTAaccaaaatttttaatattttttcttttattgcagaTAACAAAATAATGAACAACCAAGATGCCATAGAAAAGGCTGTTAGTAGAGGGCAATGCTTATACAAAATATCGAGCTATACCAGCTATCCCATGCATGACTTCTACAGGTATTGCTAAATTATTTGTGGGTTCAGGaagcaaagtaatttttattgcctAGACTGGGTCCCTCTCACTCCAAACCTTTGGTGGGGTCATCTCTTCAACTGGACTAGAAAATTGTTCTTGCTCAtttcaactgcaagtcatcaAACAGGTCTGGTCTGGCTTAATCAGTTCAGGCCCCCAATCTAGTTCATATCACCATTCCCTCATGGTGACTGTAGTGGGCAAGAATTGATTCCTTGTGTGCTAGGGATAAGAGAGCAAAATCAATTTAGGGAAGAAACAGGCAAGAGTGCCACACCTTACCCTGGAATAAAGAGGGGAGCTTTTAGAAAGCCAAGGTGAATCTAATTTCCCTAACTCCATGACTAATTTGTACTTAATGATTTTCAGATGCCATACTTGTAACACCACAGATCGTAATGCCATATGTGTGAACTGCATTAAGAAGTGCCATCAGGGACATGATGTAGAATTTATTAGACATGATAGGTATGTAAGCCTATTGTTATGGTATTATATGATTAGGACCTTTTCCTTCACATACTAATGCTTTTGtcattttctaggtttttctgtgACTGTGGTGCTGGAACACTGTCTAACCCCTGTACATTAGCCGGCGAGCCTACACATGACACAGACACACTATATGACTCTGCTCCACCTATAGAATCTAATACGTTGCAGCACAATTGAATTCCTTCTCCAAGGAGAGTTCTGCCATCCTAACTAACTTAAAACTATTAAAGACTTTTGGAGGAAGATACTTGCCCATTTCTGCAGGAACAGACTGTAAAATGGATGTGTAAGGTGTTGACACTATGAAGCTCAACCTACCAAAAAGAAAGTGGCAATATATTGACTCAGGATCACAGAACTGGGTGTTTTAGCATTACTGTGTAAAGACTTTTTGAAGGGACAGAAGTGAAGAAAATAAGCTGCAATTTTGTACAGATACCAACTTCTGTAAAGCTGGTGTTTTTACAACTAGCATTGAACGCAGTCCACTTTGCAGTAGTACTATTCAGTAGACAGGCAGCATTGTTGCTGCTTTTATGGACATGGGTACCAATTGCTTTTgtaatatggtaaaaaaaaaaaaaatgtgagctaGCACTTCtgcatttttgatttttttaacatgTATTCAGATTGAGATATGATTTTAATGCTTTAATCTCATgtagtttgtttttaatttcaagCAAAATTGTACTTGAATGTGTCCCATTCTGTTAGCACACCTAGACTTGCTGTAACTGTACTCATGTCCCAGTATGTACGTTCTTTCTATGAAAGAGAAAACACTAATCTTAAATTATATCCAGCAATGTTTCTGGTATCCTTTAAGAAAGTTAGattattatttccttcccttccctgtcccaGCAGCAATCAAATCACCCCTACAAAAAGTGAGTGTTTTAATGAGACTTCCTAGGAAGGGATGCACTGTAAAACAAAGTATTCTTGTAACTAATTTTGTGAAAGGTAAAGCTACTATGTTTTAAAGTACACTTTAGAAAGTCTCCTCAAAACAGTCCTGTATTTTAATCtgttcatagtttttttttgaaCAGTCTAGATATAACTgctggaaattaaaacaatttcctGCTCTAATGAAGCTGAGACAAGTATATATACAGCCCTATACAGTTTCATAGCTTTCCCCCCCATTTATGTGTATTGGTGACAGTGGGTAATCAAACAGCCTGAAAGTATATGCATGTACCATAACATCTAGACTTAATATATTGTGAAGTATTCAATAACCATTATGTAGAGGGTAGGTAAGAATTAAAAGGGTTTAATTTcctaggaaagaaaatggaaaaatggtcatttttaaaaaataaagtttattagaTCATAATGTGTCTGAATTTTACCACCTTTGTCAGAAATCGCTGAAGCTTACATTTCCTTGATCAAAGTCAACAACTTGCGAACAGCCTGGACATCTGCAGCTGAATTTTCAAGAGCCAGGCAAACTTCCCTAAAAATAAAGGGACAAAACAAaaagttcttttcattttcctcttgcaATCCctacttttttccccattatgtCTGTCTGAGTTCTTATATGCACCCAAAGAATATTTGTATGATTAACCCACCGAAATAGTCTCAATGATTGGGTCATCTTCTCAAATTCTTTTGCTTTCCTATGGCCTTTCTGAATAATCTCTTCAGGAAGACAGGCGAGCCTTGCTGCATTGAATCCATAGCTTTTAGGACAAGCACCTTTAGTAAATTTATAGAGGAAGGTAATGGTTTCCTGGCTTGGGTCTTCACATTCATTTTCAACCATGCATGCCTAAAAGGATAATATTTATCATGACTTGATGATCGGTATTTTTTGGAGGTACCAAGTTGTTTCCCAAATTTTAAGCAGCAGTTACATACCATGTGTCCTAGGCACACAGCAACATTTTGGGAGTAATCCTCTACTAACGAATGGTAGTGTGTAGAGAATAAAGTACGACACTTTATGGTCTCGGCCAGTTCTTTAACAACTGCATTTGCTATAGCTGTGCCATCGAAAGTTGCGGTGCCTCGACCTACAAGAATTGAGAAGGATCACAAGCTACTCTTTGGCTTAGTCTCCCCTCTCCACCTAAACCTTAGTTTTTTACCTAGTTCATCCATGAGCACCAAGGAGTGTTCTGTTGCATGCTGAAGTATGCTGGCAGTCTCGTTCATTTCAACAAAAAAGGTACTTTCACCTGACATGCAAAAATGTGGACAATGGTCATTCGATAGGATCAAGACCAATTGAAACAATCATAAGCTCAAGACATATATCCAAATTCCTTCAATGAGACTGCATGAGAGATAAGACCTCAGAGAACAGTCATTTTGTACTGCCACCTTCCCGGGCAGCTCACTGCACTTGCATATAGTCCCAGCTGTTGGTTAAGATTCCTTTTGTAGGACAACAATTTACTTGCCTCTAAATTCCTTTCCTTCACCAGAGCCTTAAAACCTATTTACACGATATACGTATATAACAAGACAGACCAATTTAACAAACTCCCTCAGATGGTTTTTCAGTGGCTAAAatctaaaaatacaaaatagtgaAAATACAAAATAGTGAACAGACTAACTTACCTGACATTATTCTGTCTGAAGCACCTAATCTAGTGAACACTCTGTCAACTGGGGTGAAACTACAAACTTCAGCAGGAACGTAACAGCCCATCTGAGCCATTATAACCAAAAGACCAGCCTGTGAAcattaaacacaaaagaaaccCAACATGTCATTAGCCAAGAAACACAAATCCGTCATTAACTGAAAAATACCATATATCATGGAACCTAATTGATtataattaatcaattaaaacAATTTGCCCTAGGTCAAATTGTCAGACCTTTTATGACCTTTAATGAAAACTCCTGACTCCCAATACAATTCTCTGTTCAAATATTGCGCTCCAAGGACTGAACATTGTGTCTTCCCCAGCACCTTCTCAAAGAATGTGTGATTCACCTGGTCTCAATGTTTGGTTATCTCAAATTTTCTTGCTTTACTAGAGCCAGAAtttatgtccaaaaaaaaaaaacaaaaacaacctttcTTAATCTTCTATagccattttatttttcactttaatgAAGCCACAGTAAAAACTGGAAATTAATTTCCCATTGGCTCCTAAAAAAAGGAACTATATCAAAAAGTATGctcaaaaacaccaaaaaatgaaACTGGAGATATTGTAGgttaatttaaaaagcaaatttgttttaattattaagTATTCAGCATTTACAGACATTTTATTTACAGTTAAAAGTAGAGGAGAGAGATCTAGTGCATAAGGGATCCCAGAATATTTTAATGACACACTGGAAAaattgttgtttcagtcatgcctgactctctgAGACcccatggggggtggggggggggtggcgtgGTTcgatatccttctccagctcattttacaaatgaggaaactgaggcaaaatgatttgctgaaggtcacaacagctagttagtgtctgaagcaagacctgaactctggtcttcctgacttcaggtccaaggGTCTaccccactgtgccacctagctgccctggaaaaatatttatagactaATTACCTGTCTCATGAGGGTTGACTTGCCTCCCATATTTGGTCCAGTAACCAGCACACAATAAGCATCCCAGGTACTGTCTTCTGAATCTTCTTCCTTACAGCCTATCATAATGTCATTAGGAATAAAGTCatcaccaaaaaaattatttgtaacgcATGGGTGTCGAGATCCTTTTAGCTTTAAGAAGGGTTGAGTATCCTCATCTGGTACGTGGATTACTGGGCGACACATATGACCATCACCACCTCGGCTATAGTTAGCCAAGCATAATAAGACatctatcaaaaagaaaaaaggtaaagcATCAGCTCTAAAGACTAAAGAAACTAATGCAGAAACTCAAGTGAAGCTAGCAAAGACAATCTAAATCTAGCTTAGCCCCCTCACTTGAAAAAGTTTTCGTTAGTATAATGATAGACATTTTGTATTACTAATAGAAACACTTCTGAGAGCACATAATTGACATGATTTctagaaaataaaagcaatataaaTTCTATTTACAAGTGTTTTTAGATATCTAACAATTATAAACTTTTAACTGGAGAGGGAAGTTCTTTGAACCCAACAGCTCTCATAAACAGGGCTCAAAAAACACCACAGGGCTAGATCATTTCATCCAAAAAATCTGAGGAAAGGAGGATCACCTTCAACTACAGAAGAGTAAGGAATGCATAAGTCATTTCAATAACCGCTTACCTAAAATAATCACACTTTATATAGAGAAGGAAATACTGATATGAGAAAATGATCACTTCCTATAAGGAAATGAGATGTTTAAgaaaccacattttaaaaataataaacagaagTTATGACCAGATAgactaaagaagaggaaaatctTTAACAATTACTTTGTAGATGACTGAGGGACTGTTGGTGAAACATGCCTTGCCTTAAATACAGTTAGTGGACTAGAGATACAGAATGAGATGTGTCAAGTCTGGTGATGGTGATGCTTTCCTTAACTTTATGCTTCTTTTATGAGTCTTCTAGTGCAATAAAAATGGGAGTTATCAAGaagtgattttaatttttttttaatatctaaaGATTCATaagactgggaaagaattttttaaagaaaatattttaatagcaaAGATCAAAAGCAGAAAATATAGGCCTTAGTGTCAAGGAAGAATTGGTTCGATTCCAGTCCTGCCTTCTGAGCCTTAGTCTCTTAGATTCTTAGTCTAAGGATccttgtgggctgcatattgacttagaaaatcacatattaatatgatctatgttttactgtattcttatttatttaaatattccctcattacattttaatctggtgtgGGCTGCACTTCAGGATGTTGAAGGGCACAAGTAGCCAACAAGTCATATGTTGGACATCTCTGCCCTTAAGATTATTAAGTTGTCTATCTACATCAGGTGTTTCTTATACagatgaaataacaggtctggaCATTAAAAGAGTTCTAGACCTTATAATAGCTACATTAGAAATTATAGAAATAGGTAGTTCCAAATCTAGCCAAATGTATACCCAATTTCTCAAGATTGGGACaggtataaaagaaaaaatgaggtagagaagaggataaatTTATACAGATAAGCATTCTTAAGATAAAGTAACTGTACAAGACGATGGggttctagagctagaaggaagttTAATGATtatctgagtggaggatgagtgtccaaggtcatatagctcaTTAAGACAGAGCGCTAGAACTAGAAGCCAGGTGTTCCGACTCCCGATCTAGTACAATAAGTAATCTTTTCATTACACCATGATCTGTTGACAGAAAAATAGTAATGGGAaggcaaaaagcaaaaatgaatgaagaaatgactgCTCACTAAAAATTCCTTGACTTCAAAATTCAAAGCATTTGGAGAAATGTGGGCCCATAACCACTCTGGAATAGAAATAAGATTTGCAAAAGGAATTGCCTTTTGGTTGTATTTCAAGTGCCCAATTTAGGTTGGTACAAATAAATTATCCATGGTACTTTACACAACTATCATAGATGGAATACTTCCTCTTTCTAGATGAGGGCTGCTATGCATTTGATAAAACCTACCAGTAGTATCTGTAAAGCTTAAAGATAGGTAAAAACCAACTAAGACTAAGGCTAGTTAATTATATTATCAGTGTCACAATCTCACTCTTAACAGTCGAAGTCATGGGCTGTCTCTTGCCTTTTTGTATCCGTGGTgctttatcacagtgcctggcacataacaattGCTTGCTGACCAACAGTATCACAAATATTAACTTAGTACTAGTACTTAGTACAAATATTAACAGTAGTACTTCCCCAGGCCTGAAAAAAGGGTAATTTGCCAGTCTTACCAAACACAGCAATGCACTCCACAGCAGTCTGCCAGTCTCTGTAATTTTTATCAAAATTAAAGAAGAGCCTCCTCATACAGTCCTTCAGTGATACATCTCTCCGCTCTTCGGCATTCATCAGATCAGCAAGCTTTTTCTCAATGTCCTTCGTCCAGTACCTTTTACAGCCTTTCTTGGTGGACTTTAGTTCATATTCTCCTGGCAAATCATGCAATGTGAAGCTTTCTGGAATTTCCAATTGATAGCGATTTTTGCCAACACCCCAGTAGACTATGGACCTGCAGCCAATCCGTTTGCGCTGTTTCTCTAAATAGTCTAAGAGGCTCTGCTCATTGTCCTTGATATCAACCAATGCTTGGTCATAATCAGAGTCAAATCCTGTTTTGGGAGTAATTATTCCAGTCTTTCGAGCTTTTTCATGGTCAAAGGCTGTATCCCATCGGTTCAATTCTGTGGTCAATTCAGGGAAACGACCCCCTAAATTTTGGGTCCGGAGTGTAATTACTTGCTTAAGGATTTTAGACTTGAAATTATCTGCCACTTCTTCCATAATCCCAATAATTTTGCACATCACTTTGAATCCTTCCAGAGTGGACAAGAaatcaacaatcttttttttgcTGTAAGTGGTTTCTTCATACATTATAGCTCTGCTATCTGGGTGCTTCTGACTCTTCAGTGGAGAGCCAACACTATGAATCTTGTTCAACAGCCTCTCAAGGTCTGGAAGTTTCTTCAGAAGGTCAACTACTTCACTAATTTTGTCAGGCACAGCCATGAGATCTTCCACTGCATCTAAACGGTCATTGATTGAAGATGGGTTACAAAGTGGAGCACAGAGCCACTGTTTTAAGAGCCGCTTTCCAAAGGGAGTACAGCAAGTATCAATCCTCTCTAACAGTGTTCCTTCAGTTGAGCCATTTACTGCACTCTGAAGAATCTCCaggttgctcagggtcacagcaTCTAGCACCATTCGACATTCTCTCTTAGCAAAGACAGCACTAGGCTTCACAGCTTTCACCATATCAGCATCAACAGGAATGTATTCTTCAAAGTTGGCCATAGACAAAAGCTCATAATCTATAAGGCATTTTTTGAGGTAGAAGACACAACCACCCAGAGCAGACAATGCCAGCTCACTCTTCTCATTAGGTGTTAAGCCAATGGTGTCAGATTCTGATGTCATGTTTTTAAGCACAGGGGGTAACACTGCCCCATCAGCCACATTTAGCTTTTCTTTAAAGTATCCTTCTTCATGGAGTGTTCTCAAGGTTTTAGCTGCATCCCAAAACTGGGAGCCTGGTGTCAGACTTTCCTGaatggaagaagataaagaacCCTTCAGGACCTTCCTTGTTTCAGCAGAGAGATTTCCTTTCTCAAACAGTATTTGTGCAGGAGTGTAATGTGCCACCAGAGTCCTAAATCGGGAGCAATGACGGTCATCTGAAAATTGACCCATGTAAAACTTGCCTACAGAGGTGTCAATAAAGCAAACACCATACAAACGCATGTGACCAGaagcttcctcctctttttctttgacaCACAGCAGATATTTATTGTTGCTTTCAGAAGGTTCACCATCCAGCACACTGTAAGTCTGTGTTCCCTTGGTAATAACTCTGCATATCTCTCTCCGTACCACCCTATCAAATCTGGATATGTGAGCCAACTTTCGGCAGCGAGCTTCCATCATCTCAGGAGTCTCTGTCTGCTCAACTCGAGCAACTTTATAACCCTTCTGAACTAAGGAATCTGAATATCTACCAAATGCAATTTCTGGGAAACCGGAATGGGCCCAATTGCCTTTCATAAACACTAGCCCCAGCTCATTGACTCCAATGACTGCATCCATGTGGTACAGCTCGTAGAACTTCCCCACTTTATAGAAGATTACTAGGTCAAAGTTCTGAGACTTGATCTGCCACCACCTTCTCATTCCTGGAGTACAGGTGTTAAGGAAATCTTCAGGGATGTGGACAGTGTTTGGGTCATAATCAGGATGATCTGGTCGCCTCCTGCATgtatctttcctctttccctcccttaacCATTCTAGGGTTTCATGGTACCACTGAGTAGAGCCACAGCTCCCATCACCACCTCCACTAACTTGGGCTTGGGACTCAAAGTTCTGTGGAGCAGAGAAAGC
This region of Trichosurus vulpecula isolate mTriVul1 chromosome 3, mTriVul1.pri, whole genome shotgun sequence genomic DNA includes:
- the MSH6 gene encoding DNA mismatch repair protein Msh6 is translated as MSRQSTLFSFFPKSPALCSNNKAAAIAADGSGAGAGAGAAGAGGSGASSARGDAARSEEAHPSPAPAALPGPGPHGLSPHGPSPSPSPSPRPRSSSGVAPLPREIKLNGGPRRRATVTPAPTPAPAPAPAAPPASSCDFSPGDLVWAKMEGYPWWPCLVYNHPTEGTFIRERGKTFRVHVQFFDDNPVRGWVNKRLVKPYTGSKCKEAQKGGPFYTAKPEILRAMQLADDAISIEKNKRLELAVCDEPSDPDEEEMEVAVASASDNSGEDLESEEEVRPKRQMAKRSTARNKKRRVVSDSESDVGGSDVEFKPDAKEEGSSDEASSGMGESDSDVDSPVKAAPKRKRGAAVNTSLRRKSLGGGAPNVPKRVVGVSSETKNTLSAFSAPQNFESQAQVSGGGDGSCGSTQWYHETLEWLREGKRKDTCRRRPDHPDYDPNTVHIPEDFLNTCTPGMRRWWQIKSQNFDLVIFYKVGKFYELYHMDAVIGVNELGLVFMKGNWAHSGFPEIAFGRYSDSLVQKGYKVARVEQTETPEMMEARCRKLAHISRFDRVVRREICRVITKGTQTYSVLDGEPSESNNKYLLCVKEKEEEASGHMRLYGVCFIDTSVGKFYMGQFSDDRHCSRFRTLVAHYTPAQILFEKGNLSAETRKVLKGSLSSSIQESLTPGSQFWDAAKTLRTLHEEGYFKEKLNVADGAVLPPVLKNMTSESDTIGLTPNEKSELALSALGGCVFYLKKCLIDYELLSMANFEEYIPVDADMVKAVKPSAVFAKRECRMVLDAVTLSNLEILQSAVNGSTEGTLLERIDTCCTPFGKRLLKQWLCAPLCNPSSINDRLDAVEDLMAVPDKISEVVDLLKKLPDLERLLNKIHSVGSPLKSQKHPDSRAIMYEETTYSKKKIVDFLSTLEGFKVMCKIIGIMEEVADNFKSKILKQVITLRTQNLGGRFPELTTELNRWDTAFDHEKARKTGIITPKTGFDSDYDQALVDIKDNEQSLLDYLEKQRKRIGCRSIVYWGVGKNRYQLEIPESFTLHDLPGEYELKSTKKGCKRYWTKDIEKKLADLMNAEERRDVSLKDCMRRLFFNFDKNYRDWQTAVECIAVFDVLLCLANYSRGGDGHMCRPVIHVPDEDTQPFLKLKGSRHPCVTNNFFGDDFIPNDIMIGCKEEDSEDSTWDAYCVLVTGPNMGGKSTLMRQAGLLVIMAQMGCYVPAEVCSFTPVDRVFTRLGASDRIMSGESTFFVEMNETASILQHATEHSLVLMDELGRGTATFDGTAIANAVVKELAETIKCRTLFSTHYHSLVEDYSQNVAVCLGHMACMVENECEDPSQETITFLYKFTKGACPKSYGFNAARLACLPEEIIQKGHRKAKEFEKMTQSLRLFREVCLALENSAADVQAVRKLLTLIKEM